The genomic interval GAAGGGCTCGAAGCGGCAGGGCCCGGCGAACACGGCCGCGGAGCCGAGCTCGCGGTCCATCGCCGCGCGTCCCAGGTTGCCCAGCAGCGCCGCCCCGCCGAGGGCGCCGCCTGCGCCGGGGCCACCGGTCCCGCTGCCGGCGATCCGCAGGCGGGGGCCGAGCCGCTCGCCCGCCCGGCCGAGGACGGCGAGGTTCTTCAACGGATCGTCGAAGCGGGCGGCTGCGAGGGCCACGGGTTCGCCCGACCGGATGGCCGGCGGTCCGGGATCCGCCACGCCGTTGGGGATGATCCGGAACGGCCGCGCCTCCCCGGTCGCCGCCCCGAGGGCCCGGCCGTAGGCCCGGCTGGGCACGACGAAAGCCTCCGCACGCTCGACGGCCCGGCGCAGACCGGCGGCGTACGCGTCGTAGCGCGCGTCGGGCCGCGTGCCGTGGACGGCTCGCCACCACGTGAGCACGTCGGAGTGGCCGGTGTGCACCACCGCGAGCCCGTCGGCGCCGGCGAGCCGGCCGGCGTGGGCGTGGGTGCAGGTGTGCAGCACCGACGCGTCGCGCTCCGCGGCGAGCGAGCGGAGGTCTTCGCCCTGCCGGAGCAGCGCCTCGGTTCCGGCCACGCCGGGCTGCCACTCCAGCGGGCCGCCCAGGCGGTGGACGCGGACGCCGGCGGCCTCCGCTTCGCCGCGGCGGCCGGCGTCGTCGGGACCGACCAGCGCGAGCTCCGCCTCCACGCCCTCGCGGGCGAGCGCCTGCGCGAGCGCGAGCGAGAAGGTCCACACCCCGCCGACGGCGTCGGTCTCCAGCAGCACCCTCACGGCGAGACCACGGCTTTCAGGAAGCCTTCGGGCCGGTCGCGGGTGAGCGTCAGCGCCCGGTCCAGCTCGGTCATCGGCAGGCGGTCGGTGATCCAGCGGCCCGGGTGGACGCGCCCGCCCGCCACGGCGGACACCGCCTGCTGGAGGCCTTCGCGGTAGCGGCGGGGGTCCCGCTCGTGGGCGTTGATCACGTCGAGCCCGCGCCAATTCCACAGCTGCATGTCGACGGTGCGCGGGCCGTCCTGGTGGAAGCCCGCGACCACGAGCGTGCCCCGGTGCCGGCACAGCTTGGTCGCCAGGTCGAGCCCGGCCTGCTTGCCCGTGCACTCGATGACGGTGGAGAAGCGGCCCTCGCCCTCGAAAGCGCCGACCTCGTCGGCGACGGCCCACGCCTCCTCCCACGCCCACGCCGCCGCCGCCCCGCCGCGGACCGCCGCGTCGCGGGCGGTGCTCCGCCGAGAGGCCGCCGTCACGCGGTGGCCGTCCGCGGCGAGCAGCTCCACCAAGAGGACGCCCAGGAACCCGACGCCGAGCACCAGCACCTCCTCCGGAGGCGCGGCCGCGGACAGCCCGCTGCGGGCGACGACGTTGATCGCGCAAGCCACCGGCTCGCCGGGGAAGCCGTCGACGCCCCCGGGCAGCGGCACGCAATCCGCCGCGGCACAGCGCACGCGGCCGGCGAAGGCGTCCTGCGCCAGGGTGACCACGCGGTCGCCGGACGCGAGCGCGTCCACGCCGGGACCCGCCTCCTCCACGACGCCCCAGGCCTCGTGCCCGGGGGCCCCCGCCGGGAACGGGTAGGCGAACCAGTCGCGTCCCTCCCAGGGCGGCACGTTGGAGGCGCACACGCCGCAGCCCTCCACGCGGACCGCGACCTCGCCCGGCCCCGGCGCCTCGCGGTCCGCGGCGGCGACCGCGACGAAGCGTCCGGGGGCTTGGAGTCGCATCGCAGACCCGCTCACGCCACCGCCCCGGCCGGCGCCGCGGCGATCGCGCCGCGGGTCCAGTCGATCAGCCGGCGGAGCCCCTCGGCGGGCGTCGTCCGCGGCCGCCAGCCGGTCGCGCCGGTGATCGCCCGCAGGTCCGACACGTAGTAGCGCTGGTCCCCCGGCCGCCACCCCTCGTACGCCACGGGCAGCGGCGAGCCGGTCTGCGCCCGCAGCTCCGCCACCAGCTCGCGGAGCGAAAGCGTGAACTCCGGCCCGCCGCCGACGTTGAACGCGCGGCCGCCGGGCTCGTCGAGCCGGGCCGTGGCCGCGGCCATCGCGTCGAGCAGGTCCTCCACGTAGAGCGTGTCGCGGACCTGGGCGCCGTCCCCGTAGATCGTGACGCCCTCGCCCGCGAGCGCCGCCCGGACGAAGTGGGCGACCCAGCCCTGGTCCGCGTTGCCGCACTGGTGCGGGCCGTAGATGCAGCTCATCCGGAAGACGGTGGTCGACAGCCCGAAGGTTCGGCCGTAGTCCAGGGCGTACTGGTCGGCGGCGCCCTTGCTGCAGCCGTAGGGCGAGTGGAAGTCGAGCCCGACGTCGCCGACCGCCGCGGGCGAGCCGGAGACCGGGGCGTAGCGGTCGCCGTCCCGCCGCACGTTCAGCGACTCCAGACCCCCGTAGACCTTGTTGGTCGAGGTGAACAGCAGGGGCTTGGGCCGGCCGGCGTCGAGCTCTGACCGCAGCGCCTCCAGCACGTTCAGCGTGCCCAGGGCGTTGACCTCGAAGTCCTCCCGCGGGTCCTCCAGCGAGGTGGTCACCGCCACCTGCCCGGCGAAGTGGAAGACGCTGCCGGCCTCGCGCACCGCGGCC from Phycisphaera mikurensis NBRC 102666 carries:
- a CDS encoding zinc-binding dehydrogenase, with protein sequence MRLQAPGRFVAVAAADREAPGPGEVAVRVEGCGVCASNVPPWEGRDWFAYPFPAGAPGHEAWGVVEEAGPGVDALASGDRVVTLAQDAFAGRVRCAAADCVPLPGGVDGFPGEPVACAINVVARSGLSAAAPPEEVLVLGVGFLGVLLVELLAADGHRVTAASRRSTARDAAVRGGAAAAWAWEEAWAVADEVGAFEGEGRFSTVIECTGKQAGLDLATKLCRHRGTLVVAGFHQDGPRTVDMQLWNWRGLDVINAHERDPRRYREGLQQAVSAVAGGRVHPGRWITDRLPMTELDRALTLTRDRPEGFLKAVVSP
- a CDS encoding glycosyltransferase family 4 protein — protein: MRVLLETDAVGGVWTFSLALAQALAREGVEAELALVGPDDAGRRGEAEAAGVRVHRLGGPLEWQPGVAGTEALLRQGEDLRSLAAERDASVLHTCTHAHAGRLAGADGLAVVHTGHSDVLTWWRAVHGTRPDARYDAYAAGLRRAVERAEAFVVPSRAYGRALGAATGEARPFRIIPNGVADPGPPAIRSGEPVALAAARFDDPLKNLAVLGRAGERLGPRLRIAGSGTGGPGAGGALGGAALLGNLGRAAMDRELGSAAVFAGPCRFEPFGLAVLEAAAAGCALVLADQPTHRELWDGVAAFVAGDDAEGWAEALASALRDPAATAAAGRAARERSAGYRVAGTARAYASLYREVLERRTGGSEIEARRRSA
- a CDS encoding SDR family NAD(P)-dependent oxidoreductase — protein: MIGSPSHAAGGADRFGHLPPGPVLVLGGAGFIGTNLCLALAAEGREVVALDSLARPGTGRNAQTLRSSGGGRVAFREADVRDRAAVEAAVREAGSVFHFAGQVAVTTSLEDPREDFEVNALGTLNVLEALRSELDAGRPKPLLFTSTNKVYGGLESLNVRRDGDRYAPVSGSPAAVGDVGLDFHSPYGCSKGAADQYALDYGRTFGLSTTVFRMSCIYGPHQCGNADQGWVAHFVRAALAGEGVTIYGDGAQVRDTLYVEDLLDAMAAATARLDEPGGRAFNVGGGPEFTLSLRELVAELRAQTGSPLPVAYEGWRPGDQRYYVSDLRAITGATGWRPRTTPAEGLRRLIDWTRGAIAAAPAGAVA